A genomic segment from Spinacia oleracea cultivar Varoflay chromosome 3, BTI_SOV_V1, whole genome shotgun sequence encodes:
- the LOC110775289 gene encoding uncharacterized protein, giving the protein MSPFLFAIGMEYLTRHLQQLQTQTAFNFHPKCKKLAITHLMFADDLLMFSRADIQSVRMLLSAFHQFSVASSLEANLDKSNIYLGGISSTENAAILSAIHIPEGSFPFRYLGVPLATKNLAYNQCKPLIEKVVARAKTWIARNLTYAGRLQLVQTILLSMQSFWCQIEY; this is encoded by the coding sequence ATGTCCCCTTTCCTTTTTGCAATTGGCATGGAATATCTTACTAGACATCTTCAGCAGCTCCAAACTCAAACTGCTTTCAACTTTCACCCCAAGTGTAAAAAACTTGCTATTACTCATCtcatgtttgctgatgatctgCTTATGTTCTCCAGAGCAGACATTCAATCTGTTCGGATGCTGCTTTCTGCTTTCCATCAGTTCTCTGTTGCTTCTAGCCTTGAGGCTAATCTTGATAAAAGTAACATCTATCTTGGTGGGATCTCTTCCACTGAGAATGCTGCAATCTTATCTGCTATTCACATCCCTGAAGGGTCCTTCCCATTTAGGTATCTTGGTGTGCCCCTTGCTACAAAAAATCTAGCTTATAATCAATGCAAGCCTTTGATTGAGAAAGTAGTTGCTAGAGCCAAAACTTGGATAGCTAGGAATCTCACTTATGCTGGTAGGCTGCAACTGGTGCAAACTATTCTTCTAAGCATGCAATCATTCTGGTGTCAGATTGAATATTAA
- the LOC130469777 gene encoding uncharacterized protein, with protein MADKWQASIVMYVVGEFPTIASVKRFMAAVWGDVAQPQVFYHDDGYFLIRFASNKEKNKVVAGGPYTFYGKPVIIKPWSPDFNFYEEVLKVIPLWVKFPNLPLHCWGSDSLSRISSLLGVHICADECTTRQDRVSFARVLVEMDITTTLPDHVWVEDAYGTMFKQEVKYDWKPAYCKKCNMAGHDCDKIAKVAPLLKPNKKVWVAKATHKQQETVQQSQQVPVGTLTPPHVTPAIPQSGDQD; from the coding sequence ATGGCTGATAAATGGCAAGCTTCAATTGTCATGTATGTAGTAGGAGAATTCCCAACTATAGCATCTGTTAAGAGATTCATGGCTGCAGTTTGGGGGGATGTTGCCCAACCTCAAGTATTTTATCATGATGATGGATACTTCCTGATTCGATTTGCTAGCAATAAGGAGAAAAACAAAGTGGTTGCAGGTGGCCCTTACACATTCTATGGCAAACCAGTGATTATCAAGCCATGGTCACCTGATTTTAACTTCTATGAAGAAGTTCTTAAAGTGATACCTCTATGGGTTAAATTTCCCAATTTACCTCTTCATTGCTGGGGTTCTGACTCTCTTAGCAGGATTAGCAGTCTGCTGGGGGTGCATATCTGTGCTGATGAGTGTACCACCAGACAAGATAGGGTTTCCTTTGCTAGGGTGTTAGTAGAGATGGATATTACTACCACATTGCCTGACCATGTGTGGGTTGAGGATGCTTATGGTACTATGTTTAAACAGGAGGTGAAGTATGACTGGAAACCCGCATATTGTAAGAAGTGCAATATGGCTGGACATGACTGTGATAAAATTGCTAAGGTAGCTCCCCTTCTTAAGCCAAATAAGAAAGTTTGGGTGGCTAAAGCTACTCATAAGCAGCAGGAGACAGTACAACAATCACAACAAGTGCCAGTAGGGACTCTTACACCTCCTCATGTCACACCTGCTATACCCCAATCAGGTGATCAGGATTGA